From the Euphorbia lathyris chromosome 6, ddEupLath1.1, whole genome shotgun sequence genome, one window contains:
- the LOC136233722 gene encoding plastidal glycolate/glycerate translocator 1, chloroplastic: protein MAIPLLTPLSPSLLFYSSKRLSLHSRTSTPHSSFRASNAAGVRNFHNHSNSSHSFSLATSPTQNSHFFEMDSHSNRRRISTKSSSSGGGSVTQSSTLSQSVVGILHLFVSLGFILAMDKLLKKAFVAAAIKFPSALFGMFCIFSVLMILDSTIPSAATSLMNFFQPALLFIQRWLPLFYVPSLVVLPLSVKDIPAASGLKICYIIAGGWLASLCVAGFTAISVRKIVRTELTEAEPMEKPSAFSSGEVLIWSGIFLISFVSALLYPTLLGTTARTCLPFLLASTVLGYMVGSGLPSSVKNVLHPIICCAVSADLAAVAFGYLSGSGLDPVLGDYLTKAASNPGAGDVLMGFLGSVILSFAFSMFKQRNLVKRHAAEIFTSVIISTVFSLYSTALAGRLLGLEPTLTVSILPRCITVALALSIVSLFEGTNASLTAAVVVVTGLVGANFVQATLNKLGFRDPIARGIATASSAHGLGTAALSAKEPEALPFCAIAYALTGIFGSLLCSVPVVRQSLLAIVG, encoded by the exons ATGGCTATTCCCTTACTCACTCCTCTTTCACCTTCCCTTCTCTTCTATTCCTCCAAACGACTTTCTCTCCATTCCCGTACATCCACTCCACATTCATCATTTCGCGCTTCCAATGCCGCCGGCGTTCGTAATTTCCATAATCACTCCAATTCCTCTCACTCTTTCTCACTCGCTACATCTCCCACCCAAAATTCACACTTCTTTGAAATGGATTCTCACTCCAATCGAAGAAGAATTTCCACTAAATCGTCGAGTTCAGGTGGCGGTAGCGTTACTCAATCATCCACTCTTTCTCAATCT GTAGTGGGGATTTTGCATTTATTTGTTTCGCTGGGGTTTATTCTGGCAATGGATAAGTTATTAAAAAAGGCATTTGTGGCTGCTGCTATTAAGTTCCCAAGTGCCCTATTTGGTATGTTTTGCATATTCTCAGTTTTAATGATACTTGATTCTACTATTCCTTCTGCTGCAACAAGCTTGATGAACTTCTTCCAACCGGCACTTCTCTTCATTCAGAGATGGCTTCCATTGTTTTATGTTCCTTCATTAGTTGTTTTGCCTCTTTCTGTTAAAGATATCCCTGCTGCTTCCGGACTCAAGATTTGCTACATTATAG CTGGAGGTTGGTTGGCTTCACTTTGTGTTGCGGGATTTACAGCTATTTCTGTGAGGAAAATTGTGAGGACAGAATTGACAGAAGCTGAGCCGATGGAAAAGCCATCTGCTTTTTCTTCAGGGGAAGTATTGATTTGGAGTGGAATCTTCCTTATATCATTTGTTTCTGCACTATTGTACCCAACTTTACTAGGAACAACTGCTCGAACATGTCTTCCTTTCCTACTGGCTTCCACTGTGTTAGGCTACATGGTTGGTTCTGG GTTGCCTTCTAGTGTGAAGAATGTTCTCCATCCTATTATTTGTTGTGCTGTTTCTGCAGACTTAGCAGCAGTCGCATTTGGGTACCTTTCCGGCTCTGGATTAGATCCTGTTTTAG GAGATTACCTTACAAAGGCAGCATCTAATCCCGGAGCCGGTGATGTGCTGATGGGATTTTTGGGATCTGTTATtctttcttttgccttctcaaTGTTCAAGCAAAGAAAT CTTGTGAAGAGACATGCGGCTGAGATTTTTACATCTGTAATTATCTCAACAGTATTCTCATTGTATTCAACTGCTCTTGCCGGACGCCTTCTTGGGCTAGAACCAACCTTGACCGTATCAATTCTTCCCAGATGTATAACTGTGGCATTAGCACTCAGTATCGTGTCATTGTTTGAAG GTACCAATGCATCTCTCACAGCTGCAGTAGTTGTAGTAACCGGCCTTGTTGGAGCGAACTTTGTACAAGCAACACTCAACAAGTTAGGATTCCGTGATCCCATTGCACGAGGAATAGCTACTGCTTCCAG TGCTCATGGACTGGGAACAGCGGCGCTGTCAGCTAAGGAACCCGAGGCACTTCCTTTTTGTGCCATAGCTTATGCTCTAACCGGTATATTCGGGTCATTGCTTTGCTCAGTTCCAGTAGTTAGGCAAAGCTTGCTTGCAATAGTTGGCTGA
- the LOC136234060 gene encoding protein BASIC PENTACYSTEINE7 gives MMGTYSNTTHMIPEEANAGASVPRFGWFYPGSFYSAPNSSPAHPQGTQIGTQQGISVTPICTFVPAAEPAKDNNAGTKTTKAKKPKPSVKSCNQIPPKTMKSKKPKKASSKKEAQTLPAAKRERRNLDADIEKMNFDLSGVPSPFCSCTGIPRVCYKWGAGGWQSSCCTTSISEHPLPMSPTRPGARLAGRKMSNGAYLKLLLKLAAEGYDLSHPVDLKHHWARHGTNKFVTIK, from the coding sequence ATGATGGGGACATACTCCAACACAACTCATATGATACCAGAAGAAGCTAACGCAGGAGCATCTGTTCCGCGTTTTGGCTGGTTTTATCCTGGAAGTTTTTATTCTGCACCAAATTCTAGTCCAGCTCATCCTCAAGGAACTCAAATTGGCACGCAACAGGGTATTTCAGTTACTCCTATTTGTACTTTTGTTCCCGCAGCTGAGCCAGCGAAGGACAACAACGCAGGAACTAAAACTACAAAGGCTAAGAAACCAAAGCCTTCTGTAAAGAGTTGTAATCAAATTCCACCCAAGACTATGAAGTCAAAGAAACCAAAAAAGGCTTCTTCAAAGAAAGAAGCCCAAACCCTGCCTGCAGCAAAACGCGAAAGAAGAAATCTTGATGCGGATATCGAAAAAATGAACTTTGATTTATCTGGTGTGCCTTCTCCGTTTTGCTCGTGCACAGGCATTCCTAGAGTCTGTTACAAATGGGGTGCCGGTGGATGGCAATCCTCGTGTTGCACGACAAGCATATCCGAGCACCCTCTTCCAATGAGTCCCACAAGGCCAGGGGCTCGCTTAGCTGGAAGGAAAATGAGCAATGGAGCATATCTAAAATTACTACTGAAACTTGCAGCTGAAGGTTATGATCTTTCTCATCCTGTTGACTTGAAACATCATTGGGCTAGACATGGTACTAACAAGTTTGTTACAATCAAGTAG
- the LOC136232847 gene encoding phosphoribulokinase, chloroplastic: protein MSICSIYTPKSLKSTHSISKPGKTQFSYLNHKHVAVFYTSRRIKKGGNLVTTCAAGNEEQTVVIGLAADSGCGKSTFMRRLTSVFGGAAEPPKGGNPDSNTLISDTTTVICLDDYHSLDRTGRKEKGVTALDPRANDFDLMYEQVKAIKDGKSVEKPIYNHVTGLLDAPELIKPPKILVIEGLHPMFDERVRDLLDFSIYLDISNEVKFAWKIQRDMAERGHSLESIKASIEARKPDFDAFIDPQKQYADAVIEVLPTQLIPDDNEGKVLRVRLIMKEGVQYFSPVYLFDEGSSISWIPCGRKLTCSYPGIKFAYGPDAYFGHEVSILEMDGQFDRLDELIYVESHLSNISTKFYGEVTQQMLKHSDFPGSNNGTGLFQTIVGLKIRDLYEQIVASRAKTRVGAKA from the exons ATGTCAATCTGCTCAATTTACACCCCCAAATCCCTAAAATCAACACACTCAATCTCAAAACCAGGAAAGACCCAATTCAGCTACCTAAACCACAAACATGTAGCAGTGTTTTACACCAGCAGAAGAATCAAAAAAGGTGGGAACTTGGTGACAACATGTGCAGCAGGAAATGAAGAACAGACAGTGGTGATTGGGTTAGCAGCAGATTCAGGGTGTGGAAAGAGCACATTTATGAGGAGATTAACAAGTGTATTTGGGGGGGCAGCAGAGCCACCAAAAGGGGGAAATCCAGATTCAAATACACTAATAAGTGATACAACAACAGTGATATGTTTGGATGATTATCATTCACTAGATAGAACAggaaggaaagagaaaggagtGACAGCACTTGATCCAAGAGCTAATGATTTTGATCTTATGTATGAACAAGTTAAAGCTATTAAAGATGGAAAATCTGTTGAGAAACCTATTTATAATCATGTTACTGGTCTTCTTGATGCTCCTGaactcattaaacctcctaagaTTCTTGTTATTGAAGGCCTCCATCCAAT GTTTGACGAACGTGTAAGGGATCTTTTAGACTTCAGCATATATTTGGACATTAGCAATGAAGTTAAATTTGCTTGGAAAATTCAG AGAGATATGGCAGAAAGAGGTCACAGTCTTGAAAGCATTAAAGCCAGTATTGAAGCTCGCAAGCCTGATTTTGATGCTTTTATTG ATCCACAAAAGCAATATGCTGATGCAGTGATAGAAGTGTTGCCAACTCAACTGATACCAGATGACAATGAAGGCAAAGTTCTAAGAGTTAGACTTATAATGAAAGAAGGTGTTCAATATTTCAGTCCTGTTTACTTATTTGATGAAGGATCTTCCATTTCCTGGATTCCCTGTGGTCGGAAGCTCACTTGCTCTTACCCCGGAATCAAGTTTGCCTACGGCCCCGACGCCTATTTCGGCCACGAG GTGTCTATATTGGAAATGGATGGACAATTCGATAGATTAGACGAATTGATTTACGTGGAAAGCCATTTAAGCAACATATCGACTAAGTTCTACGGAGAAGTGACACAACAAATGTTGAAGCATTCTGATTTCCCAGGAAGTAACAATGGAACAGGTCTGTTTCAAACCATTGTTGGATTGAAAATCAGAGATCTTTATGAGCAAATTGTTGCGAGCAGAGCTAAAACTCGTGTGGGAGCGAAAGCCTAA